A portion of the Podospora pseudoanserina strain CBS 124.78 chromosome 2, whole genome shotgun sequence genome contains these proteins:
- the ATG5 gene encoding autophagy protein 5 (COG:U; EggNog:ENOG503P5XP): MPSSPPPSSPVSPSSLSHRPGCRGANAPNHDDVDIPPPPLPQALWSLQIPLYITHTSQPSTNPFVVSVPRFSYLALLLPRLSAYFSPLPCSSFHYEDVQLRNLAVGLLVDLYLPPDSAGSLPWRLTVGDGPEWDIADTFTNSAKEADFVRNGNAKQIMGLSKDDSTALWNSVQDNDYASFSRINSRLLNTPTPLRNVPVRIYIPSSPLQTSGGDHGSFKVVQTLIPPRNANRKPQTLGEVLKENLPSLFPSSRDPVLANVIMHGGSVPFRAPLEELMREAAYPDGWVCLIVVLL; this comes from the exons ATGCcttcgtctcctccaccatcgtcCCCtgtctccccttcttcactcAGTCACCGTCCTGGCTGTCGCGGTGCCAACGCCCCAAACCACGACGATGTCGacatcccaccaccgcccctcccccaggcCCTCTGGTCCCTTCAAATACCCCTTTACATAACTCACACCTCCCAACCCTCGACCAATCCTTTTGTGGTCTCGGTCCCCCGCTTCAGCTACCTTGCCCTTCTGCTCCCCCGGTTATCCGCCTACTTCAGCCCGCTCCCCTGCTCGTCCTTTCACTACGAGGACGTCCAGCTCCGCAACCTAGCTGTTGGGCTCCTCGTCGATTTATACCTCCCCCCCGATTCTGCGGGGTCGCTACCATGGAGGCTGACGGTCGGTGACGGACCCGAATGGGACATAGCCGACACCTTCACCAACTCGGCAAAGGAGGCGGATTTTGTCCGCAACGGGAACGCCAAGCAGATTATGGGGTTGAGCAAGGACGACAGCACCGCCTTGTGGAACAGTGTGCAGGATA ATGACTATGCTTCGTTTAGCAGAATCAACAGCCGTTTGCTGAACACGCCCACGCCGTTGAGGAACGTGCCGGTACGGATTTATATTCCGTCGTCCCCCTTGCAGACTTCGGGGGGTGATCATGGGTCCTTCAAGGTGGTTCAAACACTGATACCACCTCGAAATGCCAATC GGAAACCACAAACATTGGGAGAAGTCCTGAAGGAAAACCTCCCGTCACTTTTCCCGTCTAGTCGAGACCCGGTGTTGGCGAATGTCATCATGCACGGGGGTTCGGTGCCGTTCAGGGCTCCGTTGGAAGAGTTGATGAGAGAGGCGGCGTATCCGGACGGGTGGGTGTGCTTGATTGTTGTTTTGTTATAG
- a CDS encoding hypothetical protein (EggNog:ENOG503P06Q), whose amino-acid sequence MYSSIDSATPRSSSGMTSPQRIPSSRSRALSISSDRPSTVAHSLMSPPLTVSPEPAFIAASAASQIVTNDHDSHAEAWYDQHGIEPSGETAAVSPAALQLVNSFLDQLLFNFLCVSRSTALSALRPAVSEVLKPKLAKDAINQADEELREYLGGEEELPAEAQGQDPVFASDWDVELVWKRSRLRCMVYSSLGDMEEEDEDYYTEQGHLEMGIDDRLSEAVSPAVAIFLTSILEFMGEQALIVAGQAAYHRMRVKYDKELKEGLRSPTGVADKIVVEELDMERVALDRTLGRLWRSWKKKIRTPTAGTMERLARSFSGDSTRGAGHLRSPSSTAELMVPATVLEPEAAVEGEVENVAQETVEGAQELMEDEYLTAAAISLPMGPNDVEEIEVPGLAPTYEEDEEEKAAVGQSEQQPARPKSMIILPLATGLLTPASSRPQTPIVARRKRSNSLPTPITTPYLSPIEAPAAPLDENQPIDTSDAAVKEQVQPSEETAVQIQVAPSVVTQLETVEEDRIDEEEEEEVSIEEPRIIRSSRVSILGGRNPSPTFSENGKPTMINTNLPVRSPSIHSARLIEVTSPRSPVVTSARNSLVATDSSRGPSPSRLSGADTPPIPDERPRRSPDSVSRSRLSVNYAHRSGLAANDLASETENDYAVSPITPISPGSGNNNSLPVILEATSRENRQIESTADEQQNPTSAVPVNAERATTPSSQKALTKVTILPSTSSSPSRPSTAASSTFFIESMPVLAEGKAAKDKHQWAKPTNSRPSTGTTPAPAVPERSAGRQAVANTSAQRQPATIGQVSVERSRTDSGLEAPGASSKQQRGSGSPGSTKIKPVRTSEEGMQARIDVVRNFEELIQSDQTIQYTLTPENMRDNNSQSSTRQKGSGSPVISVKTRKSEDARQNTPRSRSSSAARPGEMGASGFNNPRSVGHAHQSSDTHHSLRSYPTSSSKHGGVVPRSTPPGPSKPRGNIPQARDARLPRESMAEFAEFIRSTGPPGGGAAPVNALAGPGGSRNPGMVSMASVASSKGSMTSNPNRPRLQARDAAVDYKDDNSDLIDFIRRGPPSLNPRIPKAVAPFRTTMDSDQMSGAVGGRAVDAHLNEAEMRGNDSTSSVPPSIQSSINSQSALLAGRNKPLPTSHPAPTPNEMDFDMPIPKRKTRRVRDPYAIDLSDEDEMMLEEELTPKPKRPAAKEESLIDFLNNYAPPPEPTVLPFATQETQAAAAARNKPKKKSSSASLMARLTRRDSGQGGGPGSGFMGGPKVAQLPAAESRSLSSRASASMGGTMGGRSYTPLQVVPNMSSKAAAMMGGGPPPSMANRPPVGGSGRVPMKKFEPRDAVSVPSRGTSDLADFLKHSGPPPGMTMAAPFPEPMSPEHRRRESNSISKVFGRRKKSSIS is encoded by the exons GTCCGAAGTGCTGAAGCCAAAGCTCGCCAAGGATGCCATAAACCAGGCCGACGAGGAACTTCGCGAGTATCtcggaggcgaggaggagcttcCTGCTGAAGCCCAGGGGCAGGACCCTGTTTTCGCAAGCGATTGGGACGTTGAACTGGTGTGGAAGCGGAGCCGCCTGCGGTGCATGGTGTATTCGTCGCTCGgggacatggaggaggaggacgaggactACTACACGGAGCAGGGCCATCTCGAGATGGGAATCGACGACCGGCTGTCCGAGGCCGTGTCTCCTGCAGTCGCCATCTTCCTGACGTCGATACTGGAATTTATGGGGGAACAGGCCCTCATTGTGGCCGGTCAGGCTGCTTATCACCGCATGCGCGTGAAATATGACAAGGAGCTGAAAGAGGGCCTGCGGAGCCCGACGGGGGTTGCCGACAAAatcgtggtggaggagctcgacATGGAGCGGGTCGCCCTGGACCGCACGCTGGGCCGATTGTGGAGAtcatggaagaagaagattcgAACTCCGACCGCTGGCACCATGGAGCGTCTGGCCAGGTCCTTTTCGGGTGATTCGACGCGTGGGGCAGGCCACCTGCGGTCCCCCAGCAGCACGGCGGAACTGATGGTTCCAGCCACGGTCCTGGAGCCAGAAGCCGCTGTCGAGGGCGAAGTCGAGAATGTTGCGCAAGAGACAGTTGAAGGGGCCCAAGAGCTCATGGAGGACGAATATCTGACAGCGGCGGCGATTTCGCTGCCAATGGGACCAAATGATGTGGAGGAGATCGAGGTGCCCGGACTGGCGCCCACCtacgaagaagacgaggaggagaaggccgctgTTGGACAAAGCGAGCAGCAGCCCGCCCGGCCCAAGAGCATGATTATACTTCCGCTAGCTACCGGACTGCTCACCCCCGCATCGTCTCGACCGCAAACACCAATTGTCGCACGTCGCAAACGCTCCAACTCGCTGCCGACTCCAATCACTACTCCTTACCTCTCCCCGATCGAAGCCCCCGCTGCGCCTTTGGACGAGAACCAGCCGATAGACACCTCTGATGCTGCGGTGAAGGAACAAGTCCAGCCGTCAGAAGAGACTGCTGTTCAGATCCAGGTCGCCCCCTCAGTTGTCACTCAGCTCGAAACCGTCGAAGAGGACCggattgatgaggaggaggaggaggaggtctcGATCGAGGAGCCTCGTATCATTAGGTCCTCCCGCGTCTCGATCCTGGGAGGACGGAATCCGTCACCAACATTCTCTGAAAATGGAAAACCGACCATGATCAACACAAACCTGCCGGTGAGGTCACCGAGCATTCACTCGGCAAGGTTGATCGAAGTCACCAGCCCTCGGAGCCCGGTGGTGACGTCTGCACGCAACTCGCTGGTGGCCACAGACTCGTCTCGCGGACCCAGCCCCTCCCGTCTGAGCGGCGCTGATACTCCTCCTATTCCAGACGAGCGCCCGCGCCGTTCTCCGGACAGCGTCTCCCGTTCCCGACTTTCTGTCAACTATGCCCATCGTTCAGGGCTGGCAGCGAACGACCTGGCCTCGGAGACTGAGAATGACTATGCCGTGTCCCCTATCACCCCCATCAGCCCTGGCagcggcaacaacaacagcctaCCAGTGATTCTGGAAGCCACATCGAGAGAGAATCGCCAAATCGAGAGCACAGCTGACGAACAGCAAAACCCCACATCTGCTGTCCCTGTCAATGCCGAGCGTGCTACAACACCGTCCTCGCAGAAGGCGCTCACCAAGGTTACCATATTGCCATCTACGTCTTCGTCTCCATCGAGACCATCGACTGCGGCGAGCTCAACCTTCTTTATCGAATCGATGCCTGTGCTGGCCGAGGGAAAAGCAGCAAAAGACAAACACCAATGGGCCAAGCCCACAAACTCTCGGCCGTCGACAGGCACCACACCAGCGCCCGCTGTCCCCGAGCGAAGTGCCGGAAGACAGGCCGTGGCAAACACATCAGCCCAACGCCAACCGGCCACCATTGGCCAGGTGTCGGTGGAGAGGTCTCGCACCGATAGTGGTCTTGAAGCCCCCGGGGCGTCTTCCAAACAGCAACGCGGCTCAGGCTCACCCGGGTCAACCAAGATCAAGCCTGTGCGAACCTCGGAAGAGGGAATGCAGGCACGTATTGATGTGGTGCGGAACTTTGAGGAACTCATCCAGAGCGACCAGACTATCCAGTACACACTGACTCCTGAAAACATGCGAGACAACAAC TCCCAGTCATCAACACGGCAAAAGGGTTCTGGGAGTCCCGTCATCTCGGTCAAGACCAGGAAGAGTGAGGACGCGCGCCAAAACACGCCACGGTCCCgctcgtcgtcggcggccAGGCCTGGCGAAATGGGTGCCTCTGGGTTCAACAACCCACGTTCGGTGGGACATGCTCACCAGTCGAGCGACACCCACCACAGTCTGAGGAGCTATCccacaagcagcagcaagcatgGAGGCGTGGTACCGCGGTCGACTCCACCGGGCCCGTCCAAGCCACGTGGAAACATACCCCAAGCCCGGGACGCGAGATTGCCTCGAGAGTCGATGGCAGAATTTGCGGAGTTCATCCGCTCCACCGGACcccccggcggcggcgcggcTCCTGTCAATGCGCTCGCTGGGCCCGGTGGCTCGCGAAATCCGGGAATGGTGTCAATGGCTAGCGTCGCCTCCAGCAAGGGATCCATGACGAGCAACCCCAACAGACCAAGGCTTCAGGCACGTGATGCCGCCGTGGACTACAAGGATGACAACTCTGACCTGATCGATTTCATCCGCCGCGGTCCCCCAAGCCTCAACCCGCGGATCCCCAAGGCTGTTGCCCCTTTCCGAACCACCATGGACTCGGATCAGATGTCGGGAGCCGTTGGCGGTCGGGCCGTCGACGCCCACCTCAACGAGGCCGAGATGAGGGGCAACGACTCGACCAGCTCGGTTCCCCCTTCTATTCAGTCGTCTATCAACTCGCAGAGCGCCCTCCTAGCCGGAAGAAACAAGCCTCTCCCCACCTCGCACCCTGCCCCTACGCCCAACGAGATGGATTTCGACATGCCGATACCCAAGCGCAAGACTCGGCGCGTTCGCGACCCATATGCCATTGACCTcagcgacgaggacgagatgatgcttgaggaggagctaacgcccaaacccaaacgACCAgcggccaaggaggagagtCTGATTGACTTTCTGAACAACTATGCCCCACCGCCCGAGCCAACTGTCTTGCCTTTTGCCACCCAAGAGACCCAAGCAGCGGCAGCTGCGCGAaacaagcccaagaagaagtcgagctcggcgagcCTGATGGCTAGGTTGACGAGGCGTGACAGCGGACAGGGTGGCGGACCAGGTTCTGGCTTCATGGGTGGGCCCAAGGTTGCTCAGCTTCCTGCAGCTGAGTCCAGAAGTCTGAGCAGCCGGGCTAGCGCCAGTATGGGCGGGACAATGGGTGGAAGAAGTTATACCCCCCTTCAAGTGGTGCCCAACATGAGCTCGAAGGCAGCAGCCATGATGGGCGGTGGTCCACCCCCCAGTATGGCCAACCGGCCGCCGGTGGGAGGCAGCGGACGGGTCCCGATGAAGAAATTTGAGCCACGCGACGCTGTTTCGGTGCCTTCCCGAGGTACTTCTGACCTGGCCGACTTTCTCAAGCACTCGGGTCCTCCGCCAGGCATGACAATGGCAGCCCCATTCCCAGAGCCCATGTCCCCTGAACATCGCCGGCGGGAATCGAACAGTATCTCAAAGGTCTTTGGAAGGAGGAAAAAGTCGAGCATTTCTTGA